One genomic window of Augochlora pura isolate Apur16 chromosome 5, APUR_v2.2.1, whole genome shotgun sequence includes the following:
- the LOC144469784 gene encoding sphingosine-1-phosphate phosphatase 2 translates to MWSEIVEYLKDASLVAEIQKAFGVKIHHKKNFKEHHDGNSIDETREITFAKFEQNFENCTPNSVESKRNGHITIARKSVNAVAATNDEQKHLSSTRDDSDYAISNYFWYYLFLFGTQLGDEIFYSTFIPFWFWNIDGVIGRRVVLVWAIVMTTGQILKDVICWPRPACPPVVRLQTKWSEEYGMPSTHAMIGVSIPFSVVLFTMNRYIYPFSIGWMIAFLWCTLVCMSRLYLGMHTVLDILAGLILAITLMVPLVPLVDMTDYYFVSNIWALAILIAISILVVIYYPRSNRWTPTRGDTSMVVSVTTGVHVGAWLNYKTGVMITPTHAPPYHILWPSNAMLGCLILRTILGFCSILATRVVCKSLSYGTLCAILKVNAKDLMKSENSLENKSKVLVDLVCKYLTCFMIGVNTVYLMPNVFTIFGIERPTFYTEI, encoded by the exons atgtggtctgaaattgttgaatatctGAAAGATGCGTCTTTGGTCGCAGAGATTCAAAAAGCGTTCGGAGTGAAAATCCAtcataaaaagaatttcaaagaGCATCATGATGGAAACTCCATCGACGAGACGCGCGAAATCACGTTCGCAAAGTTTGAACAGAACTTTGAGAATTGTACGCCGAATTCTGTGGAATCGAAGAGAAATGGTCACATTACGATCGCAAGAAAATCTGTCAACGCAGTAGCTGCTACGAACGACGAACAGAAACATTTGTCGTCGACCAGGGACGATTCAGATTACGCCATATCAAATTACTTTtggtattatttattcctgTTTGGAACGCAGTTGGGagacgaaatattttattccaccTTTATACCGTTTTGGTTTTGGAATATCGATGGGGTGATCGGTAGGCGAGTCGTTTTAGTGTGGGCTATTGTTATGACCACAG GTCAGATATTGAAAGACGTTATTTGCTGGCCAAGACCTGCATGCCCACCAGTAGTTCGATTGCAAACAAAATGGTCAGAAGAGTATGGTATGCCATCTACTCATGCCATGATTGGTGTATCAATTCCTTTCAGTGtagtattatttacaatgaatagatatatttatccTTTTTCTATTGGGTGGATGATTGCTTTTCTTTG GTGTACACTTGTGTGTATGAGCAGGCTTTATTTGGGCATGCACACAGTGTTAGACATTCTTGCAGGCTTAATATTAGCTATTACGTTAATGGTTCCGCTGGTACCCTTGGTGGACATGacagattattattttgtctCTAATATTTGGGCTTTAGCAATTCTAATTGCTATTAGCATACTTGTTGTAATCTATTATCCCAGAAGCAACAGATGGACGCCGACCAG AGGTGACACAAGTATGGTAGTGTCTGTCACCACTGGAGTTCATGTAGGGGCATGGTTGAATTATAAGACTGGAGTAATGATAACTCCCACGCACGCACCACCATATCATATTCTATGGCCTTCAAATGCAATGCTCGGTTGCTTGATACTTAGAACAATACTTGGATTTTGCAGCATTCTTGCAACAAGAGTTGTATGCAAATCCCTTAGTTATGGGACATTGTGTGCCATATTAAAAGTCAATGCCAAGGATCTTATGAAGAGTGAAAATTCATTGGAAAACAAGAGTAAGGTTCTTGTTGATCTAGTCTGTAAATATCTAACATGTTTCATGATAGGGGTAAATACAGTGTATCTCATGCCAAACGTTTTTACAATCTTTGGTATAGAGAGGCCAACATTTTACACAGAGATATGA
- the Pih1d1 gene encoding PIH1 domain containing 1 yields MNNRTFLDVDDSIITKNLILPETMAQENLMKQIDTKPYFIIQPNPGICIKTATDGGEKVFLNICTSDKIPAPEDISDTQLFEIISKENPEFVIPMSIGNEKLESDKGGSPCITYDVAINVRYFEKCHQRKHFLLFTISVIMDGVGMKMNRVLNSEDYVILKNRKVMGKLQQHRIENRETRIQSQAKKPLIEEIKSSKTETFVKKINETRDSPMLKYTLLKQPVEGPARNLIGLFDMPKGTNGEDVEVLLDEDRIVVTVDKARLTYDLSVSYIINVTSVKCRLDKDLKVLRLDMPVQTAANSIK; encoded by the exons ATGAATAACAGAACCTTTCTTGATGTTGATGATTcgataataacaaaaaatttaatattacca gAAACTATGGCACAggagaatttaatgaaacagaTTGATACAAAACCTTACTTTATCATTCAACCAAATCCCG gaatatgtataaaaacaGCAACTGACGGTGGAGAGAaggtttttttaaatatttgcacaTCGGACAAAATACCAGCACCTGAAGACATATCAGATACACAGCTTTTTGAGATAATATCAAAAGAAAATCCTGAATTTGTTATACCCATGAGTATCGGCAATGAAAAACTTGAGTCTGATAAAG ggGGTTCCCCTTGTATAACGTATGATGTTGCAATCAATGTaagatattttgaaaaatgtcatCAAAGGAaacatttcttattattcaCAATATCTGTGATAATGGATGGTGTAGGAATGAAGATGAATAGAGTTTTAAATTCAGAGGACTATGTGATTCTTAAGAATCGCAAG GTCATGGGCAAATTACAACAACATAGAATCGAAAATCGTGAAACAAGAATTCAATCGCAGGCTAAAAAGCCGCTGATTGAGGAAATTAAATCTTCTAAAACGGAAACTtttgtgaaaaaaattaacgagACAAGAGACTCTCcaatgttaaaatatacattactgAAACAACCTGTAGAAGGACCAGCAAGAAATTTGATTGGCTTATTTGATATGCCTAAAGGG acTAATGGCGAAGATGTGGAAGTACTACTTGACGAGGATCGTATTGTAGTTACTGTTGATAAAGCTAGACTTACATACGATCTATCAGTTTCCTATATTATAAACGTAACTAGCGTAAAATGTCGTCTAGATAAAGATCTCAAG GTACTCAGATTGGATATGCCTGTACAAACTGCTGCgaacagtattaaataa
- the Shu gene encoding inactive peptidyl-prolyl cis-trans isomerase shutdown: MASDTMRGITLKDLIGQNGTVFEIGEYKNIEEDEFPYTPNISLTNKEALNLLNMDGFEDDENDEDNDCMRSGAGTTFGISFKELKAKMTDLLGNGKVMKLVKQKGIGEPIPYDAQVSIKYLAHFEYNDEPFDSSFTRGGAESYRLNQGSLLPGLEIGITSMKKHEIAMFIVHPDLAYGQVGCPPRIPPNESILFIVHVVDFVDNGSVEILQTLSKEEKRIFENVVKWARAKFNTAKDCFKKNKIRQAIREYGTALYWLEKAELKNDEEEEEFNKLISRGYCNLAVCYNMENMPRRAYHACSRITVPSAKSYFNHGRALFKLGEYSAAMKQLQMSLAMEPNNEGTVKEIRLVNEKQRKYLEIEKKLWSNCLNMKHAEKELTPFQAAAREMCQTFAEDNQLLRQPLPEALTPEEDKCIREEAAALGLLITTFERYGREITYLKKHNY, translated from the exons ATGGCGAGTGATACAATGCGAGGAATCACTCTGaa AGATCTAATAGGGCAAAATGGCACCGTTTTTGAAATTGGTGAATATAAGAATATCGAAGAGGATGAATTTCCTTACACGCCGAATATTTCGTTGACAAACAAAGAAGcgttgaatttattgaatatggaTGGTTTTGAGGACGACGAAAACGATGAGGACAATGATTGTATGAGGAGTGGTGCTGGTACTACTTTTGGTATAAgctttaaagaattaaaggCTAAAATGACGGATCTTCTAGGAAATGGCAAA GTAATGAAGCTGGTTAAACAGAAAGGAATTGGGGAACCGATACCCTATGATGCACAAGTGTCTATAAAGTATCTTGCTCACTTCGAGTATAATGATGAACCATTTGATTCTAGCTTCACTCGTGGAGGGGCAGAATCTTATCGTCTTAATCAGGGTTCACTGTTGCCTGGTTTAGAAATTGGTATAACATCTATGAAAAAACATGAGATAGCAATGTTCATTGTGCATCCTGACTTGGCATATGGACAAGTCGGTTGTCCTCCTCGTATTCCTCCAAACGAGTCGATCTTGTTTATTGTACATGTTGTCGATTTTGTAGACAATGGATCTGTAGAAATTCTTCAGACTCTTTccaaagaagagaaaagaatatttgaaaatgttgttaAATGGGCTAGGGCAAAATTCAATACTGCCAAGGactgttttaaaaagaataaaatcagACAAGCAATTAGAGA GTATGGAACTGCACTTTACTGGTTGGAAAAAGCTGAGCTAAAAAATgatgaggaagaagaagaattcaACAAGTTGATTTCAAGAGGCTACTGCAACCTTGCAGTTTGTTACAACATGGAGAACATGCCTCGTCGTGCTTATCACGCGTGCAGTAGAATAACCGTACCATCCGCAAAATCttatttcaa CCATGGGCGAGCTTTATTTAAACTGGGAGAATACAGTGCTGCAATGAAGCAGTTGCAAATGTCACTTGCAATGGAACCTAATAACGAAGGCACTGTTAAAGAAATTAGACTG GTGAATGAGAAACAACGAAAGTATTtagaaatagagaagaaaCTTTGGTCAAACTGCTTAAACATGAAGCATGCGGAGAAGGAGCTGACACCGTTTCAGGCAGCCGCGCGTGAAATGTGCCAGACTTTCGCAGAAGACAATCAATTATTGAGACAGCCACTTCCAGAGGCGTTAACACCGGAAGAAGATAAATGCATCCGCGAAGAAGCTGCCGCATTAGGTCTCTTAATTACCACGTTCGAAAGATATGGAAGAGAAATAACATACCTGaagaaacataattattaa